ATCTCACTGGTTATCCTGATTAATCAAGTTCACGACGACTTTCACCATGATGTCTTTTTCATCGCTTTTGCTTTCGGCAATCATCAGCGTGAGGGCAACCAAAGTGTTGTCTGCGATTCGCTTGTGGCCATCGGCAGCGTACAAGATGCCGTTCTTTTCCATAAACCACAAGAAAAGCATTGCAGCGATGCGTTTGTTGCCATCGGTAAACGAATGATTTTTAATCACGAGATACAAAAGAGTCGCCGCTTTTTCTTCGACAGAAGGGTAGAGGTCCACACCTCCAAAGGTCTGGTAAATCTGTCCGATGGAACTTTTGAAACTTTCGTCTTTTTCGTTTGCAAACCAGGCGCTTTCGCCAAATTTTTTCTTTAATGCCTGAATTGCCTGCATCGCATTTTCATACGTTGCATGAAATTTTTGCTTCGTAGTCGTCTTTTTGACCGTTAACGTTTGGTAATCGTAATGGTCTAAAGTATCAAGCGCATAA
This genomic stretch from Hallerella porci harbors:
- the rhuM gene encoding RhuM family protein, translated to MELNVQLENDTVWLTQAQMVMLFNKDQSVIARHIKNAISEGEINEKSNMQILHNTQYKYRPTQIYNLDVIISVGYHVKSQQGVQFRRWATSVLKDYLVKGFAVNQNRLDHYNDLKDVVALMSRTIAFQNQLSTHEYSGLFTVISDYVYALDTLDHYDYQTLTVKKTTTKQKFHATYENAMQAIQALKKKFGESAWFANEKDESFKSSIGQIYQTFGGVDLYPSVEEKAATLLYLVIKNHSFTDGNKRIAAMLFLWFMEKNGILYAADGHKRIADNTLVALTLMIAESKSDEKDIMVKVVVNLINQDNQ